In the Theobroma cacao cultivar B97-61/B2 chromosome 1, Criollo_cocoa_genome_V2, whole genome shotgun sequence genome, one interval contains:
- the LOC18613592 gene encoding bifunctional epoxide hydrolase 2: protein MEKIEHTMVTTNGINMHVASVGSGPVILFLHGFPELWYSWRHQLLSLSSLGYRCVAPDLRGFGDTDAPPSAASYTVFHIVGDLVGLLDALGVDSVFLVGHDWGAVIAWYFCHFRPDRVKALVNMSVAYRPRHRSMKPVEGFRALFGDDYYICRFQEPGEIEEDFAQMDTAKIMKIFLTSRNPRPPCIPKEIGFRGYPDPPPLPSWLSEEDINYFASKFNEKGFTGGLNYYRALDLSWELMAPWTGLQIKVPVKFIVGDLDITYHIPGAKEYIHNGGFKKDVPFLQEVVVMEGVAHFINQEKSEEISKHIYDFIKKF, encoded by the exons ATGGAGAAGATAGAGCATACCATGGTGACCACCAACGGCATAAATATGCACGTGGCATCGGTCGGTTCGGGTCCGGTAATCCTTTTCTTGCACGGCTTCCCCGAGCTCTGGTACTCCTGGCGGCACCAGCTTCTGTCGCTCTCTTCCCTTGGGTACCGTTGCGTGGCTCCCGATCTTCGTGGGTTCGGTGACACCGACGCGCCTCCCTCGGCGGCTTCGTACACTGTTTTCCACATCGTGGGGGATCTCGTGGGCCTCCTTGACGCGCTGGGTGTCGACAGTGTGTTTTTGGTGGGGCATGATTGGGGTGCGGTTATTGCTTGGTACTTTTGCCACTTCAGGCCTGACAGAGTCAAGGCTTTGGTCAACATGAGCGTGGCGTATCGGCCTAGGCACCGCAGCATGAAGCCCGTGGAAGGATTCAGGGCTTTGTTTGGTGACGATTACTATATTTGCAGGTTTCAG GAACCTGGGGAGATTGAAGAAGACTTTGCTCAGATGGATACTGCAAAAATTATGAAGATATTCCTTACATCTCGCAATCCACGTCCGCCTTGTATACCTAAAGAAATAGGGTTCAGAGGGTATCCCGATCCTCCACCCTTACCCTCTTGGCTTTCAGAAGAAGACATAAATTACTTTGCTAGCAAATTTAATGAGAAGGGATTCACTGGAGGACTGAACTATTATCGAGCTTTGGATCT AAGCTGGGAACTGATGGCACCATGGACTGGATTACAAATCAAAGTACCAGTTAAATTCATTGTGGGTGACCTGGACATTACCTACCACATCCCTGGTGCCAAGGAATATATACACAATGGCGGCTTCAAGAAAGATGTGCCCTTCTTGCAGGAAGTAGTTGTCATGGAAGGAGTAGCCCACtttatcaaccaagaaaaatcTGAGGAGATTAGCAAGCACATTTATGACTTCATCAAGAAATTCTGA
- the LOC18613591 gene encoding 60S ribosomal protein L18-2, translating into MGIDLVAGGKSKKSKRTAPKSDDIYLKLLVKLYRFLVRRTGSKFNAVILKRLFMSKVNKPPLSLSRLIEFMKCKEDKIAVVVGTVTDDIRVYEVPALKVTALRFTETARARIEKAGGECLTFDQLALRAPLGQNTVLLRGPKNSREAVKHFGPAPGVPHSHTKPYVRSKGRKFERARGRRNSKGFRV; encoded by the exons ATG GGTATCGACTTGGTCGCCGGCGGCAAGAGCAAGAAGTCTAAGAGAACTGCTCCCAAGTCCGATGATATCTACCTCAAGCTCCTCGTCAAG CTTTACCGGTTTCTGGTAAGAAGGACTGGGAGCAAATTCAATGCGGTGATTTTGAAGCGGCTTTTTATGAGCAAAGTCAACAAGCCACCTTTGTCTCTCTCCAGATTGATTGAATTCATGAAGTGCAAG GAGGATAAGATTGCTGTGGTTGTTGGGACTGTCACCGATGATATTCGTGTGTATGAAGTTCCGGCACTGAAGGTTACTGCACTAAGGTTCACCGAGACAGCAAGGGCAAGGATCGAGAAGGCTGGTGGAGAATGCTTGACATTTGACCAGCTTGCTCTTCGAGCACCTCTTGGTCAGAACACG GTTCTCCTCCGAGGGCCAAAGAATTCTCGTGAGGCTGTGAAGCACTTTGGACCAGCTCCTGGTGTGCCACACAGCCACACCAAGCCCTATGTGCGGTCAAAGGGAAGGAAATTTGAGAGGGCTAGAGGAAGAAGGAACAGCAAAGGCTTCAGGGTTTGA